From Ostrinia nubilalis chromosome 9, ilOstNubi1.1, whole genome shotgun sequence, one genomic window encodes:
- the LOC135074615 gene encoding protein yellow-like — protein sequence MLLSLLVLAVLAAAAAQNETQPPRPPAPRREQFRVIYEWNSIDFEWRSPEDRETSLNTNRYIPQNVLISGINFYGENLFLTLPRMLEGVPATLATIPMQQSDTAPKLRPFPSWEANAVGDCSALQFVQNIEIDRNGVMWILDNGRVGTLTQRPDPKCPPSLVLIDLKSGKNEMERIPFPADILNPNSTYLNDLVVDNRDGDYAYITDNSAVDPGIIVFRRSDKKSWKVRDTKSMMSVHEATAFRINGTSVNLPVNIDGIALGPQFMTADDKVDRTVYYCPLSSFHLYAINASVLRNENLGGGDGALRPYVVDLGTKNSQTDGMKMDSNGVLFFGLIGNSTIAEWNTTVDFHVGQRTIARDPNYIQWVDRFTFDDHGNVYVIINRLYNFVKNQVSLGEVNYRILKSHTGSKSYVFAEDLKPANVPGAAAAPSLAASLLLLALAHLLA from the coding sequence ATGCTGCTCTCGCTCCTCGTCCTCGCGGtcctcgccgccgccgctgctcAGAACGAAACGCAACCCCCCAGGCCGCCCGCCCCGCGCCGCGAACAATTCCGCGTCATCTACGAATGGAACTCCATCGACTTCGAATGGCGCTCCCCAGAAGACCGCGAAACCTCCCTCAATACCAACCGATACATACCGCAAAACGTCCTAATATCTGGCATAAACTTCTACGGAGAAAACCTGTTCCTGACCCTGCCGAGGATGCTGGAGGGAGTGCCGGCGACGCTGGCCACGATCCCGATGCAGCAGAGCGACACGGCGCCGAAGCTGCGCCCGTTCCCGAGCTGGGAAGCCAACGCCGTTGGAGACTGTTCCGCCCTGCAGTTCGTGCAAAACATTGAAATCGACAGGAACGGTGTTATGTGGATCTTAGACAACGGCCGCGTCGGCACCCTGACACAGCGCCCGGACCCCAAATGCCCGCCATCCCTGGTACTAATTGACCTAAAATCAGGAAAAAATGAAATGGAACGCATTCCTTTCCCTGCTGACATATTAAACCCTAACTCGACTTATTTAAATGACCTCGTCGTTGATAACCGGGACGGTGATTATGCGTACATCACCGACAACAGTGCCGTCGATCCAGGCATAATTGTTTTCAGGCGTAGCGATAAAAAGTCGTGGAAAGTTCGCGATACGAAATCAATGATGTCAGTGCATGAAGCAACAGCGTTCCGCATCAACGGAACAAGTGTTAACCTTCCCGTTAATATCGACGGAATCGCTCTGGGACCGCAATTTATGACCGCAGACGATAAAGTAGATAGGACCGTTTACTACTGTCCTTTGTCAAGTTTCCACTTGTATGCCATTAACGCGTCAGTTTTGCGCAATGAAAACCTCGGTGGTGGCGATGGCGCCCTCCGCCCCTACGTAGTAGACCTCGGTACGAAGAATTCGCAGACCGATGGCATGAAGATGGACTCGAATGGCGTGCTCTTCTTCGGTCTAATAGGCAACTCGACCATTGCGGAATGGAACACAACCGTCGATTTCCATGTTGGCCAACGCACGATCGCCCGCGACCCCAACTACATCCAGTGGGTGGATCGGTTCACTTTCGACGACCACGGTAACGTGTACGTAATAATTAACCGATTGTACAACTTCGTTAAGAACCAAGTGTCTCTGGGGGAGGTGAACTATAGGATTTTGAAGTCGCACACGGGGTCGAAGAGCTACGTGTTCGCGGAGGACCTGAAGCCGGCCAACGTGCCGGGCGCCGCGGCCGCCCCGTCGCTGGCCGCGTCGCTGCTGCTCCTTGCGCTGGCGCACCTGCTCGCCTAG